In the Rattus rattus isolate New Zealand chromosome 18, Rrattus_CSIRO_v1, whole genome shotgun sequence genome, one interval contains:
- the LOC116887712 gene encoding putative uncharacterized protein ZNRD1-AS1 isoform X1: protein MTSTKLRLAWAKESKDPRISEGQRSPLEKKILRFGGVHTTAARHLLTQKYHEESKALCKEQAHSLDYWLAKAESYYNKRIVDMMKKDKGGETKTKVEEEPPAPPPAPAPPPAPAPPPRTEKQKQHYWVPEREKKQIERHIHRTGQAREFKDKPRKQTQLLSEITLPKIMLERQSIPKAQKIRQAHERELLQIKDHRERMIRGRELLQQRLKERTLRKSLSQKPLPEKHDQVKKQSKEFERVVAYPLFQPSSTSRIKVDILMEKSQDEEDLSTIIRPFGRRFLAVPPFLRTQIGKIKNP from the exons ATGACGTCGACCAAGTTAAG ATTGGCTTGGGCAAAAGAATCCAAAGACCCTAGGATCTCAGAAGGTCAACGGTCTCCTCTAGAGAAAAAGATCCTG AGGTTTGGTGGTGTGCATACAACAGCAGCGAGACACTTGCTAACTCAGAAGTACCATGAGGAGAGCAAAGCACTCTGCAAGGAGCAAGCTCATTCTCTTGACTACTGGCTTGCAAAAGCAGAGTCatattataataaaagaataGTTGACATGATGAAAAAAGACAAAGGTggtgaaacaaagacaaaagtgGAAGAGgagccaccagcaccaccaccagcaccagcaccaccaccagcaccagcaccaccaccacgtacagagaaacagaagcaacattaTTGGGTacctgagagagagaagaagcaaaTAGAAAGGCACATCCATAGAACAGGCCAGGCCAGAGAATTTAAGGACAAACCCCGGAAACAGACACAACTCCTCAGTGAAATAACACTACCCAAAATCATGCTAGAGAGGCAGAGCATcccaaaggctcagaaaataAGACAGGCACATGAGAGAGAACTGCTCCAAATTAAAGATCATCGGGAGCGAATGATTCGAGGAAGGGAACTTCTACAACAAAGGCTCAAAGAAAGAACCTTGAGAAAAAGCCTGAGCCAGAAACCACTTCCTGAGAAGCATGATCAAGTGAAGAAACAGAGTAAAGAGTTTGAGAGGGTAGTTGCATACCCACTTTTCCAGCCATCCAGTACCAGTCGGATTAAAGTGGATATTCTTATGGAAAAATCTCAGGACGAAGAGGACTTGAGCACAATCATAAGACCCTTTGGAAGGAGATTCTTAGCTGTACCACCCTTTCTGAGAACgcaaataggaaaaataaagaatCCATAA
- the LOC116887712 gene encoding putative uncharacterized protein ZNRD1-AS1 isoform X2, which translates to MLYVLIEAQRAWLDKVQKDNELAKQETRIISEDRKSVETEPYGPGVLRPSLAKEPVLSLYPCQINDSEWFTLSPQERLAWAKESKDPRISEGQRSPLEKKILRFGGVHTTAARHLLTQKYHEESKALCKEQAHSLDYWLAKAESYYNKRIVDMMKKDKGGETKTKVEEEPPAPPPAPAPPPAPAPPPRTEKQKQHYWVPEREKKQIERHIHRTGQAREFKDKPRKQTQLLSEITLPKIMLERQSIPKAQKIRQAHERELLQIKDHRERMIRGRELLQQRLKERTLRKSLSQKPLPEKHDQVKKQSKEFERVVAYPLFQPSSTSRIKVDILMEKSQDEEDLSTIIRPFGRRFLAVPPFLRTQIGKIKNP; encoded by the exons atgcTGTATGTGCTGATCGAAGCACAGAGGGCCTGGCTGGACAAAGTGCAGAAAGACAATGAGTTGGCCAAACAAGAGACTAGAAttatctcagaagacagaaagagcgTTGAAACTGAACCATATGGTCCGGGTGTCCTTAGGCCATCCCTTGCCAAAGAGCCTGTTTTGTCCCTCTACCCGTGCCAAATAAATGACTCTGAGTGGTTTACACTGAGTCCACAGGAGAG ATTGGCTTGGGCAAAAGAATCCAAAGACCCTAGGATCTCAGAAGGTCAACGGTCTCCTCTAGAGAAAAAGATCCTG AGGTTTGGTGGTGTGCATACAACAGCAGCGAGACACTTGCTAACTCAGAAGTACCATGAGGAGAGCAAAGCACTCTGCAAGGAGCAAGCTCATTCTCTTGACTACTGGCTTGCAAAAGCAGAGTCatattataataaaagaataGTTGACATGATGAAAAAAGACAAAGGTggtgaaacaaagacaaaagtgGAAGAGgagccaccagcaccaccaccagcaccagcaccaccaccagcaccagcaccaccaccacgtacagagaaacagaagcaacattaTTGGGTacctgagagagagaagaagcaaaTAGAAAGGCACATCCATAGAACAGGCCAGGCCAGAGAATTTAAGGACAAACCCCGGAAACAGACACAACTCCTCAGTGAAATAACACTACCCAAAATCATGCTAGAGAGGCAGAGCATcccaaaggctcagaaaataAGACAGGCACATGAGAGAGAACTGCTCCAAATTAAAGATCATCGGGAGCGAATGATTCGAGGAAGGGAACTTCTACAACAAAGGCTCAAAGAAAGAACCTTGAGAAAAAGCCTGAGCCAGAAACCACTTCCTGAGAAGCATGATCAAGTGAAGAAACAGAGTAAAGAGTTTGAGAGGGTAGTTGCATACCCACTTTTCCAGCCATCCAGTACCAGTCGGATTAAAGTGGATATTCTTATGGAAAAATCTCAGGACGAAGAGGACTTGAGCACAATCATAAGACCCTTTGGAAGGAGATTCTTAGCTGTACCACCCTTTCTGAGAACgcaaataggaaaaataaagaatCCATAA